The following is a genomic window from Pedobacter sp. KBS0701.
AGGTTTCACGGTGTTTTGCAATCTGCTCAGCATAACTTTGTGCAAAGCTATTCATGCTGAACAATAGTAATAAAAAGGTGATGGTTCTCATTTGCGAAAATTAAATCACACTTGCTTTGTTTCTTAAAAACTGATCGGCTAAAACCAGTGCAGCCATAGCCTCAACAATTACTACTGCTCTGGGTACCACACAGGGATCATGTCGGCCTTTGCCTTTAATTTCCGAAGCTTCGCCAGCTGCATTTATGGTTTGTTGGTTATGCATAATGGTTGCTACAGGTTTGAATGCCACTTTAAAGGTAATATCCATCCCATTAGAAATACCACCCAGAATGCCACCGGCATAATTAGTTGTGGTTTTAAAAACTTTAGAATCAGCAGCTTTTGGCTGAGGGATATCGTTGTGTTGCGATCCTCTTAATTCACTTCCGGCAAAGCCAGAACCATATTCGAAACCATGAACGGCGTTAATGCTGAGCATGGCTTTACCTAAATCAGCATGTAGTTTGTCGAAAACAGGCTCGCCTAAACCAGCCGGACAACCTTTTATTACGCAGCCGATTTTGCCGCCTACGGTATCGCCATCTTTTCTAACCGAATCGATAAACTCAATCATTTCGTGTGCTGTTGCCGGATCAGCACAGCGCACAATATTATCTTCTCTGACGTTTAAAAGCAACGATAAATCTTTGCTTTCTAAATTTGGTGCGTCAATAGTGCCTACAGAGGTTACATGGGCAAAAATTTCAATACCCTGTTGCTTTAAAAACAGTTTTGCAATTGCTCCGGCTGCAACACGGGCTGCTGTTTCGCGGGCAGAAGAGCGTCCGCCACCGCGGTGATCGCGGATACCGTATTTCGCATCGTAAACATAATCGGCATGGCTGGGACGGTAAACATCAACATTATGGCCATAATCTTTTGAACGCTGATCTTCGTTTGGAATAAGCAAGGCAATTGGTGTCCCGGTACTTTTTCCTTCAAATACACCCGATAAAATCTGAACGGTATCGCTTTCTTTTCTTTGCGTGGTGATTTTGGATTGACCCGGTCTACGTTTGTCGAGTTCTGATTGGATGAAATCCATATCGATATCCAATTGCGCCGGACAGCCATCAATAATTACCCCAATGGCTACGCCATGAGATTCGCCAAAAGTAGTGATGCGAAATAGTTGTCCGAATGAGTTGCCTGCCATATTATTTAGAGGTGAGAAGCTAGATATGAGATTTGAGAAATACCCGGTTTACCATATCTGAACTTCAGTGTTTTAGTTTAAACTATTTAGGATGTTAGATTTGAGATTTATCACTCAAACCCTAAAACCTCGTAGCTGTTATTTAGTTGTCTTAATTTATTTTGTATCTTAACCCTGATGCATTCACTCACATTTCGTGTCTCACATCTCAGATCTGAGTGCTCAAATCTCTCTCACCTCAAATCCCGCTTTTTTCAAATCTTCCCAATAATAAGGATAAGATTTTTCTACTACCTGCATTTCTTCAATTTCAACTTCGTTAATCAACAGTGCAAGTGGTGCAAAAGCCATTGCCATACGGTGGTCCTCGTAAGTTGCAAAAGTAACTTGATCAGGAAAATGAAGGTTATCCGTATTTAAAGTATAAATCAGATTATCTTCTGTAAAAGTAACGCCTATTTTGGCTAATTCATTCTGAAGGGCCGCAATACGGTCTGTTTCTTTTATTTTTAGTGTTTCTAAGCCTGTAAAAGACATATTCTTACCCAAAGCTGCTGCAATAACTACGATAGTTTGTGCTAAATCCGGGCAGGTTTTTAAGTCCAAAACTTCTTTGGTATCTAAAGTAAGGCCTAAATTGCTAATGGCGATTCCTTTATCGGTTTTACTGGTAGCAATGCCAAAAATCTTCATGATATTCTTGATCTGGCTATCGCCCTGCAAACTTTTTTCTTTTAAAGCAGGTAAACTAATTTCAGCTTCATCTGCCAGAGCTGCAATGCTGTACCAGTATGATGCCGCACTCCAGTCGGGTTCTACAACCAAAGTGCCTGGTTTAAAAGTCTGTGGTTTAATGGAAATTGAATTTCCGTTCCAGTTATGTTCAATACCAACTTCAGCCAACATATCTAAAGTCATATCTACATACGGTTTAGAAGTAAGTTCACCTTCAATTTCTAAAGTTAAACCCTGAGGTAGGATAGGAGCAATCATCAGCAAAGCCGAAATATATTGACTGCTGATATCGCCTTTAATCTTTACCTGGGCAGTTTTTTGATCCAATGGACCAACAATATTCAATGGCGGAAAACCTTCAGCCTCTGCATAAGAAATATCAGCACCGATGGTTTTTAAAGCCTCTGCCAATATACCAATGGGACGCTGCTTCATCCGTTCTGTTCCCGTAAGTAAAAAATTACCATTTTTTGCCGAAAGATAGGCCGATAAGAAACGCATAGCAGTACCTGCAGGGCCAACGTCAACCAGTTCGGAGTTCGCAGTTTTCAGTTTGGAGTCTGCTCCCAACTCACTAGTCTCAACTCCCAACTTGTTTAGGATCCCATTTAAGGTTACCGTATCGGCAGCATTAGAAAGGTTTTCAACTTTAACCAGTTTTTTGCTTAATGCGCTAATAATCAAGGCTCTATTGCATTCGCTTTTCGAGCCTGTTAATTGGATTTCCGTATTGATATTCCTGGTTCCTTTAAAAGAAACTAAGGCGTTTTTCGACATTTTATTCTGTTTTTATTCTTAAATGTAAGTGTCAGATGGAAATATCTGACACCACATCAATAATGTTATATAGAGATGATATCTTTTTAAGGTTGGGTTTCAACCTCTGCCTTAAACCTTTACCTTTTTAAAGATCTTTGTTTTTAAGATTTAGACTTTACCCTCCACCTTAAACCTTCAAACCCTCTACCTTATTATGCTTTAACCTCAGTATGTTGTTCTGCAGCAATGCCTTTTTCAGCTTTACCAGCATTCATAATTTC
Proteins encoded in this region:
- the aroC gene encoding chorismate synthase, with product MAGNSFGQLFRITTFGESHGVAIGVIIDGCPAQLDIDMDFIQSELDKRRPGQSKITTQRKESDTVQILSGVFEGKSTGTPIALLIPNEDQRSKDYGHNVDVYRPSHADYVYDAKYGIRDHRGGGRSSARETAARVAAGAIAKLFLKQQGIEIFAHVTSVGTIDAPNLESKDLSLLLNVREDNIVRCADPATAHEMIEFIDSVRKDGDTVGGKIGCVIKGCPAGLGEPVFDKLHADLGKAMLSINAVHGFEYGSGFAGSELRGSQHNDIPQPKAADSKVFKTTTNYAGGILGGISNGMDITFKVAFKPVATIMHNQQTINAAGEASEIKGKGRHDPCVVPRAVVIVEAMAALVLADQFLRNKASVI
- the aroA gene encoding 3-phosphoshikimate 1-carboxyvinyltransferase, with translation MSKNALVSFKGTRNINTEIQLTGSKSECNRALIISALSKKLVKVENLSNAADTVTLNGILNKLGVETSELGADSKLKTANSELVDVGPAGTAMRFLSAYLSAKNGNFLLTGTERMKQRPIGILAEALKTIGADISYAEAEGFPPLNIVGPLDQKTAQVKIKGDISSQYISALLMIAPILPQGLTLEIEGELTSKPYVDMTLDMLAEVGIEHNWNGNSISIKPQTFKPGTLVVEPDWSAASYWYSIAALADEAEISLPALKEKSLQGDSQIKNIMKIFGIATSKTDKGIAISNLGLTLDTKEVLDLKTCPDLAQTIVVIAAALGKNMSFTGLETLKIKETDRIAALQNELAKIGVTFTEDNLIYTLNTDNLHFPDQVTFATYEDHRMAMAFAPLALLINEVEIEEMQVVEKSYPYYWEDLKKAGFEVREI